The Sphaerospermopsis torques-reginae ITEP-024 genome has a window encoding:
- a CDS encoding MFS transporter, whose translation MMQSSDLDRKIQPLSPSQANNKNRVSESSRPNHLSSVSPLNSGKIHSPEMSLKEVADEKNLTSELNVNIPQPSDIDSPISVTSNGENGKVNTKINTTEKSLQVTSPLETETLPLNGSGSGGNSASSDVEEKGFFPVLKNPNFLALWGGQVFCQLADKVYLVLMIALINSEFQQGGQSISAWVSALMMIFTIPAVLFGSVAGVFVDRWSKKAVLVASNIWRGILVLVIPFLLWLTHDWQPVGVLPVGFLMILLVTFLVSTLTQFFAPAEQAAIPLVVEEQHLLSANSLYTTTMMASVIVGFAVGEPVLVLADSIWAKFGGSGGLGKEILVGGSYAIAGMILLLLKTHEKPHPPETEFPHVFEDLRDGLRYLKENHRVRNALLQLTILFSVFAALTVLAVRMAEIIPNLKASQFGFLLAAGGVGIAGGATILGQFGQRFSYRQLSLWGCLGMAVSLVGLSLFTTQLWLVLLFITLLGVFGALVGIPMQTAIQTETPPEMRGKVFGLQNNVVNIALTLPLALAGVAETFIGLKAVFLSLAVIVFFGGIFTWYNSRT comes from the coding sequence ATGATGCAATCGTCTGATTTGGATCGAAAAATTCAGCCTTTATCACCTAGCCAAGCTAACAACAAGAATAGGGTATCAGAATCTTCAAGACCTAATCATTTAAGTTCTGTTTCACCCCTAAATTCTGGCAAAATTCATAGCCCAGAAATGTCTCTCAAAGAAGTTGCTGATGAGAAAAATTTGACATCAGAACTTAATGTGAATATACCTCAACCATCAGATATAGATTCACCAATTTCAGTAACAAGTAATGGTGAAAATGGTAAGGTTAATACTAAGATTAATACTACGGAAAAAAGTTTACAAGTAACATCACCCCTAGAAACAGAAACATTACCATTAAACGGTTCTGGTTCAGGTGGAAATTCAGCATCAAGTGATGTGGAAGAAAAGGGATTTTTTCCTGTATTAAAAAACCCGAATTTCCTAGCACTGTGGGGAGGACAAGTTTTTTGTCAACTGGCTGATAAAGTATATCTAGTATTGATGATTGCTTTGATTAACAGTGAGTTTCAACAAGGTGGTCAAAGTATCAGTGCTTGGGTGTCAGCGTTAATGATGATCTTTACCATTCCCGCAGTTTTGTTTGGTTCAGTAGCTGGTGTGTTTGTGGATCGCTGGTCAAAAAAAGCTGTATTGGTAGCATCAAATATTTGGCGCGGTATCCTTGTTTTAGTAATTCCTTTTTTACTGTGGTTAACCCATGATTGGCAACCAGTGGGAGTTTTGCCAGTGGGTTTTTTAATGATCTTACTGGTGACTTTTTTGGTTTCCACATTAACACAGTTTTTCGCACCAGCAGAACAAGCAGCTATTCCTTTAGTGGTGGAAGAACAACATTTACTTTCTGCTAATTCCCTGTACACAACAACGATGATGGCATCGGTAATTGTTGGTTTTGCTGTGGGCGAACCAGTGTTAGTTTTAGCTGATAGTATTTGGGCAAAATTTGGCGGTAGTGGGGGACTAGGTAAAGAAATTTTAGTTGGTGGTAGTTATGCGATCGCTGGCATGATTTTATTACTCCTGAAAACTCACGAAAAACCTCACCCCCCAGAAACAGAATTTCCTCACGTTTTTGAAGACCTGCGCGACGGTTTACGTTACCTCAAAGAAAATCACCGTGTCCGCAATGCTCTTTTGCAATTAACTATCCTATTTTCTGTGTTTGCAGCTTTAACCGTTCTCGCTGTTCGCATGGCAGAAATTATCCCTAATTTAAAAGCTTCCCAATTCGGTTTTTTACTTGCAGCGGGTGGTGTTGGTATTGCAGGAGGCGCGACAATTCTCGGCCAATTTGGTCAACGTTTTTCCTATCGACAACTTAGCCTCTGGGGTTGTCTGGGTATGGCTGTATCTTTAGTTGGTCTTTCACTCTTCACAACCCAGCTATGGCTAGTGCTGCTTTTCATAACTTTATTAGGTGTGTTTGGCGCTTTGGTCGGTATTCCCATGCAAACCGCTATCCAAACCGAAACACCCCCAGAAATGCGCGGTAAAGTGTTTGGACTGCAAAATAATGTGGTTAATATTGCCCTGACTCTACCTTTAGCCTTAGCAGGTGTAGCGGAAACTTTCATTGGCTTAAAAGCAGTCTTTTTGTCCTTGGCTGTGATCGTCTTTTTCGGAGGTATCTTCACCTGGTATAATTCCCGTACCTAG
- the deoC gene encoding deoxyribose-phosphate aldolase, with amino-acid sequence MAADYPNIDIAPFIDHSLLLPTTTPEQVEKWCEEAYRFNFAAVCIHPCYVKQAAQLLHNKNPQVCTVIGFPTGSTTSAVKLYEAQEAVENGATELDLVINLGWLKAGKSEEVHREIATICEETGKPVKVILETSLLTDAEKKLAADIAMDAGAAFLKTSTGWNGGATVADVRLLKEIARDRVGIKASGGIRTHNDALDLIMAGATRLGTSRGIELLRQRDRQEEVTDER; translated from the coding sequence ATGGCAGCAGACTACCCCAACATTGATATTGCGCCATTTATCGATCACTCCCTGCTATTACCAACTACTACCCCAGAGCAGGTTGAAAAATGGTGTGAAGAAGCATATAGATTTAATTTTGCAGCGGTTTGTATCCATCCCTGTTATGTCAAACAAGCTGCCCAACTGCTGCACAACAAAAACCCCCAAGTTTGTACTGTGATTGGTTTTCCTACTGGTAGCACGACTTCAGCCGTGAAGTTATATGAAGCGCAAGAAGCAGTGGAAAATGGTGCAACAGAGTTAGATTTGGTGATTAACTTAGGTTGGTTGAAAGCTGGTAAAAGCGAGGAAGTACACCGGGAAATTGCTACAATTTGTGAAGAAACTGGAAAACCTGTAAAGGTAATTTTAGAAACCAGTTTACTCACGGATGCAGAAAAAAAACTTGCAGCCGATATAGCGATGGATGCGGGTGCAGCATTCTTAAAAACCAGTACAGGTTGGAATGGAGGAGCAACTGTAGCCGATGTACGCCTATTAAAAGAAATAGCACGGGACAGGGTGGGAATTAAAGCATCAGGAGGGATTCGCACCCATAACGACGCTTTAGATTTAATTATGGCTGGTGCTACCAGATTAGGTACATCTCGCGGTATAGAGTTACTGCGTCAACGCGATCGCCAAGAAGAGGTGACAGATGAGAGGTGA
- a CDS encoding glycosyltransferase family 4 protein encodes MRIAWIGKKSPFCGNVTYSREITNGLLDRGHEVSFLHFAQEDSEPDNWPNFKEVPLPFIYRSQVYTLPAFNATKVLKDALREIKPEIVHASLTLSTLDFVLPEICKELNLPLIATFHTPFAGKGAKLISGTQLLAYQLYAPFLDNYDRVIVFSQIQRELLAKMGVREEKIAVIPNGVDTVKYSPGVSHIKQEFNAERLFVYQGRLAPEKNVESLLRAWKQSDMAAGSKLLIVGDGPLKSSLEPFYGSEYGIIWLGFVANEERRIEILRGSDVFILPSLVEGLSLSLLEAMSCGLACLATDVGADGEVLEKGAGVVINSKTVRSQLKTLLPLFQDHPELTTMLGQKARKRVLERYTLSDNISSLAELYKQVLAKRPVTSGWGV; translated from the coding sequence ATGCGTATAGCCTGGATTGGAAAAAAATCACCCTTTTGCGGTAATGTCACCTACAGTCGGGAAATTACAAATGGATTATTAGATAGGGGACATGAAGTAAGTTTTCTTCACTTTGCTCAAGAAGACTCTGAACCAGATAACTGGCCAAATTTTAAAGAAGTTCCCCTACCTTTTATTTATAGATCCCAGGTTTACACCCTTCCCGCTTTTAATGCCACTAAGGTCTTAAAAGACGCATTGCGGGAAATAAAACCAGAAATAGTTCATGCTTCCTTAACTTTATCCACTCTGGACTTTGTTTTACCAGAAATTTGCAAAGAATTAAATTTACCCCTGATTGCTACTTTTCACACTCCCTTTGCTGGTAAAGGAGCAAAATTAATTTCTGGTACGCAACTTTTAGCTTATCAGCTATACGCACCTTTTTTAGATAATTATGATCGGGTAATTGTATTTTCCCAAATTCAAAGAGAATTATTAGCGAAAATGGGAGTCAGGGAAGAAAAAATTGCTGTTATTCCTAACGGTGTTGATACTGTTAAATATTCTCCTGGGGTTTCCCATATCAAACAAGAATTTAATGCTGAACGTTTGTTTGTTTATCAAGGCCGTCTTGCACCGGAAAAAAATGTAGAATCCTTATTACGAGCTTGGAAACAGTCAGATATGGCTGCTGGTAGCAAGCTTTTAATAGTGGGTGATGGTCCATTGAAATCATCTTTAGAACCATTTTATGGCTCAGAATATGGCATTATCTGGTTAGGTTTTGTCGCTAATGAAGAACGCCGTATAGAAATTTTACGGGGATCAGATGTATTTATTTTACCTTCTTTGGTAGAGGGTTTATCCCTGTCTTTATTAGAAGCAATGTCTTGTGGTTTAGCTTGTTTAGCTACTGATGTCGGTGCAGATGGGGAGGTATTGGAAAAAGGTGCTGGGGTAGTAATTAATTCCAAAACTGTGCGATCGCAACTCAAAACCCTTTTACCACTATTCCAAGATCATCCAGAGTTAACAACCATGTTGGGGCAAAAAGCAAGGAAGCGAGTTTTAGAACGCTATACCCTGAGTGATAATATCAGTTCCTTAGCAGAACTTTATAAACAAGTTTTAGCAAAGCGTCCTGTAACATCAGGTTGGGGAGTTTAA
- a CDS encoding DNA cytosine methyltransferase, which translates to MSKIPTIFSFFSGSGFLDLGFENTGYKIAYVNEIFPPFMSAYRYSREMLKLPSPEYGYHEGETADVSKLTEGTQAQKLNELVKDSRKSNHIIGFIGGPPCPDFSVGGKNKGHLGDNGKLSESYIELICQNLPDFFLFENVKGLWRTKKHRLFYESLKIKLQEAGYILTERLINAIEYGVPQDRDRIILIGFKNNLLNYMEIDNFTFPWEEYILYPQNQVFAYPWINNEPFKENSITYCPDNIPQELTVEYWFLKNNVLNHPNSKHYFQPRAGITKFLTIAEGDDSKKSFKRLHRWRYSPTACYGNNEVHLHPYKVRRISVAEALAIQSLPANFSLPENMSLTNMFKTVGNGVPYLAAKALAQSILDFFCIKKY; encoded by the coding sequence ATGAGTAAAATTCCCACTATCTTCTCCTTCTTCTCCGGTTCAGGTTTCCTCGATTTAGGATTTGAAAATACAGGTTATAAAATCGCCTATGTTAACGAAATCTTCCCCCCTTTCATGTCTGCTTATCGCTATTCAAGGGAAATGCTTAAACTCCCATCTCCTGAATATGGATATCATGAAGGTGAAACAGCAGACGTAAGTAAATTAACAGAAGGAACACAAGCACAAAAATTAAATGAATTAGTCAAAGATTCCCGTAAATCAAATCATATAATAGGCTTTATTGGTGGTCCACCTTGTCCTGATTTTTCTGTCGGTGGTAAAAATAAAGGACATTTGGGAGATAATGGGAAATTATCGGAATCTTATATTGAGTTGATTTGTCAAAACTTACCTGATTTCTTTTTATTTGAAAATGTTAAGGGTTTATGGAGAACTAAAAAACATCGTTTATTTTATGAATCTTTGAAAATTAAATTACAAGAAGCAGGTTATATTTTAACAGAACGGTTAATTAATGCGATTGAATATGGTGTACCTCAAGATAGAGACAGAATTATTTTAATAGGTTTTAAAAATAATCTGCTCAATTATATGGAAATTGATAATTTTACCTTTCCTTGGGAAGAATATATTTTATATCCTCAAAATCAAGTGTTTGCATATCCTTGGATTAACAATGAACCCTTTAAAGAAAATTCTATCACCTATTGTCCTGATAATATTCCTCAAGAATTAACTGTTGAATATTGGTTTTTAAAAAATAATGTGCTTAATCATCCTAATTCAAAACATTATTTTCAACCACGAGCAGGTATCACTAAATTTTTAACTATTGCTGAAGGGGATGATTCAAAAAAGTCATTTAAACGTTTGCACCGATGGCGTTATTCTCCTACAGCTTGTTATGGAAATAATGAAGTACATTTACATCCTTACAAAGTGCGACGTATTTCTGTAGCTGAAGCTTTAGCTATTCAATCTTTACCCGCTAATTTTTCACTTCCAGAAAATATGTCACTTACGAATATGTTTAAAACCGTGGGTAATGGTGTTCCTTATTTAGCAGCAAAAGCATTAGCTCAAAGTATACTTGATTTTTTTTGTATTAAAAAGTATTAA
- a CDS encoding Uma2 family endonuclease gives MIIAQELEVQENISQDVIFPPGDLYSDEPSLESELHLRQIILLISSLQWLWRVRNDFYATGNLSIYYKYPPTKSEYFRGPDFFVVLGTERKTRKSWVVWDEDGKYPNFILEILSPTTANTDREFKKELYQNTFRTPDYFWFDPYTLEFTGFHLVDGEYQPLIANEKGHLWSQQLGLYLGIHEGLLRYFTPAGILVPTPEESAEAEAKRAARLAAKLRELNIDPETI, from the coding sequence ATGATCATTGCACAAGAATTAGAAGTACAAGAAAACATCTCCCAAGATGTAATTTTTCCCCCTGGTGATTTATATAGTGATGAACCTTCTTTAGAATCTGAATTACATCTAAGACAAATAATTTTATTGATTAGTTCTCTCCAATGGTTATGGAGAGTAAGAAATGATTTTTATGCTACTGGAAACCTTAGTATTTATTATAAATATCCTCCCACAAAATCAGAATATTTCCGGGGTCCAGATTTCTTTGTGGTATTGGGAACTGAACGTAAAACTCGTAAAAGTTGGGTAGTGTGGGATGAAGATGGTAAATATCCCAATTTCATTTTAGAAATTCTTTCACCAACTACAGCTAATACAGATAGAGAATTTAAAAAAGAACTTTATCAAAATACATTCCGCACACCGGATTATTTTTGGTTTGATCCTTATACCTTAGAATTTACAGGTTTTCATTTAGTAGATGGAGAATATCAACCTTTAATAGCAAATGAGAAAGGACATTTGTGGAGTCAACAGTTAGGTTTATATTTGGGTATTCATGAGGGTTTATTGCGGTATTTTACACCCGCAGGAATTTTAGTTCCTACACCTGAAGAAAGCGCGGAAGCAGAAGCTAAAAGAGCAGCGCGTTTAGCGGCCAAGTTGCGAGAATTAAATATTGATCCTGAGACTATTTAA
- the recO gene encoding DNA repair protein RecO, translating into MTKTYQATGINLKTQALGESDKIVTILTKEFGLIRAIAPGSRKHNSSLGGRSGMFVVNQLLISQGQSSQPATSTLNRITQAETIKTYPGLTKDLGKLAASQYLAEIVLCQALSEHPQEELYEVLNEHLQRLEALPKSQGLDVVAHLAQGVFHLLALAGLTPQVQFCCLTQRPLIPDLTNPNWQAGFSIAAGGTVCLQAWEQLRKQREWQKQEEKKQEQEISPSANNAPKPGYQTVFHHQDLPKISRRLGAKELGMLQYLSEPGIMQIDAAADDGWLSVEQILRQYTQYHLGRPIRSATLIDSYFAANHDAIV; encoded by the coding sequence ATGACTAAAACATATCAAGCAACTGGTATTAATCTGAAAACCCAGGCATTAGGAGAGTCAGATAAAATAGTGACAATTTTAACCAAGGAATTTGGTTTGATTCGGGCGATCGCTCCTGGTTCCCGAAAACATAATTCCAGTCTGGGTGGGAGAAGTGGAATGTTTGTAGTTAATCAACTGCTCATTTCCCAAGGGCAATCATCACAACCAGCTACATCAACCCTCAATAGAATTACTCAAGCCGAAACTATCAAAACTTATCCAGGTCTAACCAAAGACTTGGGAAAATTAGCTGCTAGTCAATATTTAGCGGAAATAGTTCTGTGTCAAGCTTTAAGCGAACATCCCCAAGAAGAACTTTATGAGGTACTTAACGAACATCTCCAGCGTTTAGAAGCTTTACCCAAAAGTCAAGGACTAGATGTAGTAGCACATTTGGCACAAGGAGTATTTCACCTCTTGGCTTTAGCAGGATTAACCCCACAAGTGCAATTTTGTTGTTTAACACAGCGTCCCCTAATTCCAGACCTGACCAACCCCAACTGGCAAGCAGGTTTTAGCATTGCTGCGGGGGGAACAGTTTGCTTACAAGCGTGGGAACAGTTAAGAAAACAAAGGGAATGGCAAAAACAGGAAGAAAAAAAACAGGAACAAGAAATTTCTCCATCGGCCAATAATGCCCCCAAACCTGGTTATCAAACAGTTTTCCATCACCAAGACCTACCAAAAATTTCCCGTCGTCTGGGTGCAAAAGAATTGGGTATGCTCCAATATTTGTCCGAACCAGGGATAATGCAAATAGATGCAGCCGCAGATGATGGCTGGTTATCTGTTGAGCAGATTTTGCGCCAATACACCCAGTATCACCTTGGTCGCCCTATTCGCTCTGCCACATTGATAGATTCTTATTTTGCCGCCAACCATGATGCAATCGTCTGA
- a CDS encoding type IV toxin-antitoxin system AbiEi family antitoxin produces the protein MQILINGNKNQPKYNSSEPVADPLLIHAELSLNPDTRLKETAKRLYEKYIIVRQEIAEISR, from the coding sequence ATGCAAATATTAATTAATGGTAATAAAAATCAACCTAAATATAACTCATCTGAACCTGTAGCAGATCCGTTACTTATTCATGCAGAATTGTCTTTAAATCCAGATACAAGACTCAAAGAAACAGCTAAACGTTTGTACGAAAAATATATTATTGTCAGACAAGAAATTGCAGAAATTTCAAGATAA